The Microlunatus antarcticus genome window below encodes:
- a CDS encoding VOC family protein: MSNPTGPNLTGSDLLAPDTHMGAVTLRVADLATMTAYYRDAVRLAVLSDVAGTVTLGRGRTPIVVLEHAPELQRASPRQAGLFHTAVLFETEADLAASVYAVAQAHPGTFTGSADHLVSKAFYFTDPEGNGVELYWDRDRTEWSWTHGRVEMASLFLDPNAYLRDHLDPVALAGADQRPASVGHVHLCVGDVDSARDFYVDRLGFETMAEWQGQALFVSAGKYHHHMAMNTWNSAGAGRRRATLGLGLVRIELPATDDLGALGERLAHHRVPVADDGQAVRFDDPWGNRLEVSVKA; this comes from the coding sequence ATGTCGAACCCGACCGGGCCGAACCTCACCGGCTCCGACCTCCTGGCGCCCGACACGCACATGGGTGCGGTCACCCTCCGCGTCGCCGACCTCGCGACGATGACGGCGTACTACCGCGACGCCGTACGCCTCGCCGTCCTGTCCGACGTCGCCGGCACCGTGACGCTCGGCCGCGGCCGGACGCCGATCGTGGTCCTCGAGCATGCCCCCGAGCTCCAGCGCGCGAGCCCGCGCCAGGCCGGTCTGTTCCACACCGCGGTGCTGTTCGAGACCGAGGCCGACCTGGCCGCCTCGGTCTACGCGGTGGCGCAGGCCCACCCGGGGACGTTCACCGGCAGCGCCGACCACCTCGTCAGCAAGGCGTTCTACTTCACCGACCCGGAGGGCAACGGCGTCGAGCTCTACTGGGACCGCGACCGCACGGAGTGGAGCTGGACGCACGGTCGGGTCGAGATGGCGAGCCTGTTCCTCGACCCGAACGCCTACCTGCGCGACCACCTCGACCCCGTCGCCCTCGCCGGGGCCGATCAGCGCCCGGCCAGCGTCGGTCACGTCCACCTCTGCGTCGGCGACGTCGACTCGGCCCGTGACTTCTACGTCGACCGGCTCGGCTTCGAGACCATGGCCGAGTGGCAGGGCCAGGCCCTGTTCGTGAGCGCCGGGAAGTACCACCATCACATGGCCATGAACACCTGGAACAGTGCCGGCGCCGGTCGACGCCGAGCCACCCTGGGCCTGGGGCTGGTGCGCATCGAGCTGCCGGCGACCGACGACCTCGGCGCCCTCGGCGAGCGTCTCGCCCACCACCGCGTCCCGGTCGCCGACGACGGTCAGGCGGTCCGCTTCGACGACCCGTGGGGCAACCGCCTCGAGGTCTCCGTGAAGGCATGA
- a CDS encoding MarR family winged helix-turn-helix transcriptional regulator: MDTPWLDDREQQVWRRFAAVLELLPGVLDSELVRHDSLTHFDYFTLAMLSEAPDRTLRMGTLAGLTNASLARLSNVVTRLASRGLVERKPSADDRRATDVALTEAGWAKVVEAAPGHVRTVRSSVFDLLDPDHLDQLSSICERLLDGLDPQHRLVGHGRTH, from the coding sequence GTGGACACGCCCTGGCTCGACGACCGCGAGCAGCAGGTGTGGCGACGGTTCGCCGCGGTGCTCGAGCTGCTGCCCGGGGTCCTCGACTCCGAGCTCGTACGCCATGACAGCCTGACCCACTTTGACTACTTCACCCTGGCGATGCTGTCGGAGGCTCCCGACCGGACGCTGCGCATGGGGACCCTGGCCGGGCTCACCAACGCCAGCCTGGCCCGGTTGTCCAACGTGGTGACGCGGCTGGCGTCGCGGGGACTGGTCGAGCGGAAGCCCTCCGCCGACGACCGCCGGGCGACCGACGTCGCGCTCACCGAGGCGGGCTGGGCCAAGGTCGTGGAGGCCGCTCCCGGGCACGTGCGGACGGTCCGTTCCTCCGTCTTCGACCTGCTCGACCCCGACCACCTCGACCAGCTCTCGAGCATCTGCGAGCGGCTGCTCGACGGGCTGGACCCTCAGCACCGCCTCGTCGGCCACGGCCGGACGCACTGA
- a CDS encoding RidA family protein: MPDASRLIRSPELTSEVEYAYAAVVGAGSRLVFTAGACPLDEDGATVGVGDVRAQAAQVMANLAVSLRDAGGSLGDVVRTTIYVASSDRADLGAVWEVVRDALAPHDPPSTLLGVAALGYPDQLVEVDAVAALSA; this comes from the coding sequence ATGCCCGACGCCAGCCGTCTGATCCGCAGCCCTGAGCTGACCAGCGAGGTGGAATACGCCTACGCCGCCGTGGTCGGCGCCGGCTCACGACTGGTCTTCACGGCCGGCGCCTGCCCGCTGGACGAGGACGGCGCCACGGTCGGCGTCGGGGACGTCCGGGCGCAGGCCGCCCAGGTGATGGCCAACCTGGCCGTCAGCCTGCGCGACGCCGGGGGCTCCCTGGGCGACGTCGTCCGGACGACGATCTACGTCGCCTCGAGCGACCGGGCCGATCTCGGTGCGGTGTGGGAGGTCGTCCGAGACGCACTGGCCCCGCACGACCCGCCGAGCACGCTGCTGGGCGTGGCCGCCCTCGGCTACCCCGACCAGCTCGTCGAGGTGGACGCGGTGGCCGCCCTGAGCGCTTAG